The following proteins are co-located in the Deinococcus sp. KNUC1210 genome:
- a CDS encoding CCDC12/cwf18 family protein, translated as MLGLWSSISWIVYPLTGLTLAFLASVIFSRQRRQWPAVLVAVAVLILLITKGEVKWAVHPAAGLTLALLASLGFHAWRREWPTLLAALVALGVFMRLGAGWAIYPVLALGLAWLTKVVFSGELLRVINRTSPVKQEPRAKALKQARAALPRQAAGMALPLDLLDAQPRERDEVRLQKRLARLERKAQRLGVSLTKEPAPPSRPPPSLFGPCPRRLRLLPLRAAGPLAR; from the coding sequence TTGCTTGGACTGTGGAGTTCTATCTCGTGGATCGTCTACCCGCTCACGGGTCTGACGCTGGCCTTTCTGGCTTCGGTCATCTTCTCGCGTCAGCGCCGCCAGTGGCCGGCGGTCCTCGTCGCGGTCGCGGTTCTGATCCTGCTCATCACCAAAGGCGAGGTCAAGTGGGCGGTCCACCCTGCGGCAGGACTGACCCTCGCGCTGCTGGCCTCGCTCGGCTTCCATGCCTGGCGGCGCGAGTGGCCCACACTGCTGGCGGCGCTGGTGGCACTGGGCGTGTTCATGCGGCTGGGTGCAGGTTGGGCGATCTATCCGGTGCTGGCGCTGGGCCTGGCATGGCTGACAAAAGTGGTCTTCTCCGGCGAACTGCTGCGCGTCATCAACCGCACTTCCCCGGTGAAACAGGAGCCCAGGGCCAAAGCGCTGAAGCAGGCCCGCGCCGCTCTGCCGAGGCAGGCGGCGGGAATGGCGCTGCCGCTGGACCTGCTGGATGCACAACCCAGAGAACGGGACGAGGTCCGGCTGCAAAAACGTCTGGCGCGGCTGGAGCGTAAGGCGCAGCGGCTGGGCGTCTCGCTGACGAAAGAGCCTGCTCCCCCGAGTCGCCCGCCGCCGTCCCTGTTCGGCCCGTGCCCACGGCGCCTACGCCTCCTCCCCCTCCGGGCTGCTGGCCCTCTCGCGCGATGA